The genomic stretch CTCCCTAAACTGAATGTCACCTTCTTCTTCCTACCTTTAGTCAGACCTATCGCCTCTTCATCTGTACCCTCGTCAGCCACATCAGTTTTCTCGACTTCATCCTCCACTGCCTTaccttttcctttccctttcccCGACACTCCAGCCACAACTTTTTTCCTTCCTCGAGCAGTTGAAGGTTTCGACGGGTCGGACTCTACCGTTTCTTAAACAAAATGAGAACACGAACAACATTGACAAACAATCAGACAACTCCAAGATAcacaaaaaaaattacatataataaaACCACCATAATCAAACAATCTGTCCACATGGATCAATTGCATGTCTCCATTATTAAACCACAGAACTATAATCAAAACCATTAAGcaaagaaattaaaagaaaatcAATGGAAATACATACCTCCACCGACATCATCACCCGCCTTTGTGGCTCTTGTGTTTTTCTTAACTGGTTGTCGTTCTGTTACCATTTTTGTTGAtaatgttttgtaatttgtttgctGTTTATGAAGGATCGGAATGAGAAAGATGCATATGAAAGATTTTTTAAGAGAAATTTGAAAGGAAGGGAGAAGGAGAGAAGATGATACGGATGAATATGAAAGATTTTTAGAGAAATGGTTAACATTAGACGATTTGTGGTAAATAACTTACATTGAGAAAGGGGTCTTTAATATTTGTTTAATGCAAACCAATCCCCTCAGGCACAGTAAGAGTCAGCATTTACTGTTATGCACAGTACGGATTGTCTACCCATTTAGCACTTAAACGGCACTATCcaacccgtcgcaagcttgcgacgggtactTCTGTCACAAGCAAGACGGATTGAACTTTTTATAGCTAAAAAATGAACATTTTTTTTTAGAATGGTCACTATTAACCTAAAAGTGATCATTATTAACCAAAAAGTGGTCACGTCTTGCAAAATGCACAGATATAACCGCACAAGGTAACTACTACGGAGTATAACTATTGTATGCAGATAATGCAGCGTGTGTATAGCGGGCACAGTGACGCCTACTTAAGGTAAAATAATTATCTGAGAATTTTTTTtatgggtttttctaacctatgcccactaggcataagataagaaactaaaaaaggaaagtaataaatatATTTTCTtgtaaataaaagtaaaagtaattgatattgcaatttcccataaaaatatcatttatttctttcctttttgGGTTTCTTATCCTATACCTAGTAGGCATAAATtagaaaccttttttttttttttttttaagaataaaAATTAGGTAAAAACAATCCTACTCGAACCACGAACCCAAAAGTTACACCAGTAAAGTTCTGACACAGTGACGCCTACTGACACAAACACTTAAGTGAATGGTAACCGCAGAAGATACTGTTGGCCCACTGTTGTATTTCTTGGAATATCTCAGTTTCGCGCATGTGCGAAAATACGCACGTTTATTTTCACTTACACAAGATTAAGAGTTCGACCCAAAAAATCCATAGAAGTACATAGCATGTGGTTACTTATCAGCTTAGTATTAGCATGCCAAAAAACAACATTGAAATTAATTGATTATATTGCTATTAGTCATGAttcttttcatttattttttggGTAATAATATACTCCTTTTATTTAACTCCACATTATATGTATTcctttttcatccattcaactccatattgcacctttccttatttagttgtacttttattattataataCAATAATTCCACTATTAAGACTCACAAATTACACAAAATCTTAACACTTTCTATCCATTTGTTGTACTTTTAATACTATAATATAgttttcttaatatttgtgcatAAAGCATATATACAAAGTGGAGTTCAATGGAGGGAGTAAGCATTTAAGACCTTccgaatttaatattaatttatgaATTAATGActaaactagtttagatcccgtgtTTAGATCTCGTGcaaatgcacggtattttagattATAATATATAGATAAATGAGCATTATTAATAATTTACTGTTAAAGTTTACAATATTGATGTGTTCTATTAATTATTAAGATAGGAAAGGGAAAACTTGAGGATAATTTTACATACGAAAAATCAAAATATCATTGCATTTACTAATTTTTAATAAATATtgtgtatttggtgttgtattttaGGGAGATTTTCGTATTTTATAAAATCATACTAATTAGTATTTCGGCGATGTATTATTCAAATAAGAGATCGAAGATATTTGTGATGGAAAAAATTCtttaatataataatttaaatatatttatggttaaaatgtgataataataataataataataataataataataataataataataataataataataataataataataataataataataataataataataataataataataataataataagagtaaaatatatAGTAATCTTACAAACTGACATATATATGATAGTCTAAAGTATTTAAGTGTATTATATTTCTCTACAAATATTGAGAAATAAGAATTATAAAGTAGGTCAATATTTGTATAGAATAAACAAAAGTTTAAGCCCAATATTTGAGAATAACCAAACTTATTTACTATTAAGGCCCAATTTGTAGTTGAGGGTGATTTGAGCGGAAAAATTCCTagtttcacctattcatttagtaaatagaggattaCAAATTTATCAATACAATTAATACATGTATTAGTAAAGACctcgtgcaatatatgcacggtatATATAGTTTTTTACTTTTTTAGAGTATTATTTGTAGATTTTAAATTgaaatctcatttatttttcgtttttcttatcattgtattttgagtcgaaaaattaaaattaatatcgTAAGCAGTTATGAATCGAGTAttcaattagtctcactatagacggatatatccgtctaaagtgaaagacgggttaaatatgcttaaagtggtgatattttttgGCCCCAtcatgcaacttgttgcttgtcttatgcttaaagtggttgtatatttggcccgtctataactatagacggatatctcccgtttataatgagaatttgtgttgagTATTTTGTAATTAATGTTATTTTGTACGGAGTAATTTTTTTCGCAATTGCTAATTTTTGCACGCTCGTTTACTAAATCCCACACGCTTTGCCGTAATATTCCCAAACTACCCTTCCTCATAAAAAAGACGTAAAAAGAGTTATCCCCCTTCTCTCCCATTAACCTAACCAATTCATTAATAATTCGACAATTATGAATCGTAATTCGCACATATCACACGTAATTTCTTCGTTTTATCATTAATTTTATTAATACCGTCTTgtaattgatgtaattaatgtttttttaaaaaaataattgaTTTTACAATTAGGGTTTAGATTAATGGATTAATATTGATGTAGTGTTCTTGAAGTCATGATTGTGGGGTCCTACTTGCCGGAGTAGGGTGGTCGAGTGCACGGTCGACGACCTGATTCGTGGTAGCGATGGAACGTCGTTGAACATGTCGGGGTAGTTTGTGTGATGTTGTCGTTGTGTGTTAGGCACGGGACGGCGGGGATTAGGTGGTCGTTGCGGTGGACTGTGGTCGGCGCCGGGAGGGGGCGGGGAATGGTGGTCGACGTTAGGAGAGTGATAGAGGAGGGGTTGTCTAGTGGTGGCTGTTGGGGAGGGTTATGTTAAtgattgtttgtttgtttttgttttttgggtttttttttctctctctcttgttTTTCTTTTGATTGAGAtgagaaatgagaggggtatatTCAAAATAAAGGAAAAAATGTGCGGGATTGAGTAATatggtgtgcgggatttagcaactcccattttttttactaataacatattttttaatttttactaataacatattttttaatttttactaaattggagggagtattttttagcCGTAACTTCTTGAAAATGTCAATGAGTTTTTAccgtaaaattctttaaacaaaaaaaaaataattacttTATCATAAAAAAACTGGAGATAAATTTGTGGGGAATTAAAATATGAAATCTTATAAATATTTACATTTAAAAGATTATGCCTTTTTATAACTCATCATATCTataatatatgctaaaaatactaaGCCCAATTTCAGGAAATATTTTTTAGGCGGAAAAAATAGGAGTTActcctattcttttagtagataggggatgTTCCATTTTTTATTCCTTAAATAAAGGCTGTATTTATAACTTTCCTTATTTTTTCATACATTTGTTCAGAATTTAAATTTATATTTTAAAAACATGTGTAAGAATAAAATTAATAGAATAAAATTTTACCAATGCACATTTAGGGTTAACAAAAAAGATTTTCTAATGACTTGCTAAAAGAACTTAAATGGAAAATTTGATAATAAAATCTTGGAAAATTAAAGTGaaaatctattattattatttttttttaatatgatgTCTATCGTGAAACTTTTCCACTAATATTTTTTCAACATTGGCACTTATAGTATATACTCAGTAGGTTTGATGCCTGGCTACGCTCGGATTatctttatttaccatttaattttatttctatgaaatatgattcgctaaatttggttaacacatacatttacaattcatgtcttgaaattatgatgagatgtaaaattaatcaacagtttatgagacacgttcaccacttcattttgttaatattattactttcactacatcccgGTTAATACTATTATGTTCACTACTTCTTCGGTTACTGTTATTTCTTTAACTACTCATGttatttttacggttaacccgttagttttctcaaactcatatatttaaataaattaatattttcctaaaatcgaattgttagttaatttttcatagTATCTCCGTTGTTtttactgttactttcattacatgtgttgtgactactattactttcacttctcccgccgtcattattttttctttcactactcccgcattcattattgttaattttactactcccgttgctgctagtatgactttcactactctcgtttctataattgttacttttactactcaCATCGGTAGTTACTATCATAttagttgattatctagttgtattagagttatatatatttaaaaaaaatctgaaatattagattagaatattatttaagagcaatcattATAATTTACTAACTAAATTACAAATCAAAAtaattatgaaatattatattttttggaaatctagcttgatttatttaccttttaatagttaccaaaatataacatacttatattatattcatgtatgttaaataattaacatcttatttatactaattaatatcataagtgtgacatgtttattttaagaaaaatcattatattatggtgttctctaaatttatacttcaaccaaaacaatataatatttatattgaaaccccttgttcaggtccatcacacagtgctatgattaaaaactatatagtataattaatttgtatagatttattttattgcattgaagtcccttggtttctgaattaatatatagtattgattgatttgtCTCACAATTATTTTCCAAAATAAGAATATTGTACAGTTGAAGGATTATAAATATAAACAACAAGGACAAGTATACTTAATGATGCAAGTGAGCCAAGTTAGTTAAATGTGGCTGAGATGAAATGCAAGCGAATAATCCTTGCGCGCTGAATAACCACctaagaattaaaacaaagcatTGCGATGATCCATACGGATGCTAACGCAATGTGATATCTGACTAGTACTTTGAATGTCAAAAGTGAAAAAAAATTAACCCATTAAGCGCGAGTAAACGTCCGGAGTAACTATGACTCTCTTAGTATAGTTAGTTGCTTGTCATCTATTTGGTGACGCGCTTGAATGGATTAACGAGATTCACGGTGTCCATGTCTACTATCCAGCAAAACCACGACCAAAGAGGACACGCTTGGCATAATTAGTGGGCAAAGAAAACCGTGTTGAGCTTGACTCTACTCCGACTTTGTGAAACGACTTAAAAGTTGTACAATAAGTGGAGTTTCAGCAAAAGTGAAAAACTCTTAACGTTATTTTACTCCGTGAATCAAAAGTAGGCTTGCGGTTAATCCGGCGAAGGACATTGTCAAGTCTTAGGATAGGTGGCACATTAAAGATAATGTATGTGTCCTAAGATGAGCTTAACAAGAATAGAAATCTAGTGTGGAACATAAGGGTAAACTTCGTTTGATTCTGTTGTTCAGGACGAATACGAACGGTAAAAGTATCGCAGCGATTCTTTAGGCCTCAGAATTTGAAATTAAAACTAGAAAGTAATTTAGAAACAATCAAATAACGAGAAATGAAAGATATTTCAAAATAGACGAGTATTAGAAAAATCAATATTCAAATAGTTACGCAAGAGGAATATATAGAAAGCTACTCCCTCCCAttcagaccaaaggttacagttactttatcacacttgtcgaggcacgttttgtaacgtgcatatctttagttacacattattaaaaactataaaaatttgatattcttatagcattcatgacgataaatcaaacaagatctcacatgactatattttgtcttatagattaagaataatatcaaagattccctacgaccatgaatagtgccaaaaagcaactgtaacctttggtctggatgggagggagtacgACTTACGAGTAGTGAACTCGAATcgaaacaattggtctcccttgtgacggatattttgtgagataaaatggtaataaaatgggttagtggagaaaggggaccacatgaatagtgttgcagagaaagaaaaagtgggtacattgtgaggtaaaatggtactccctccattcaactccactttacatgtttgctttatcctGTTTGCCAACGCGagttttacgcgataaatatctttagctacgtatttgcaaaaattataaaagttagatatttttagtgtactcttaaagacgaatcaaataagatcccacatgaatatattttaacttatgtatcgagagaaaattgaagttgaatgtccgcttgtgaatagtgtgcaaatGAGAAacctgcaaagtggagttgaatggagggaatatccgtcttcagcttgtgacggatatatcatATCTTCAATTTGTGGAATCGAAAACGTATATATTGGAAATTGAGAATTGTACGCAACGCGTACACATACACATGTCAATGTACTTGCCTCTTGGCCATTGCTAAAAGGTCACACTTTTTTGTAGCCTATGGACTATAGTATCTATTCTAATTCCAATATTCTAATTAATAGTATTAATCGACTTAATTGTGTCATTTTCCATCTTTATTTAGTGTTTGGTGGATCGGATAAGCTTTTCATTGATTAATCCACAACAAGAGAAAAGACGATTTAAGCAAAAGATATTTAGAAAGCACGCAACATGTTACATGACTAGCTAGCCTAAGTCAAATGACAATTCCATTGACATCCAATCTTTTGATCATTTATGGAATATGGTTTAATTAGTTTTAGTTTAACCTTCATTTCTATACATATCTCCAATTATTGAAATTTTGAGACCAGCAACTTCGTTCACACTATTTCAATCACAAATTAAACAACCTAAAACAATCAcaaatttcttttttttcgagcattttctatgatttaagATCCTTTATGGCATCACAACTACACTCCTTTATTGTAGGAGTGTCATCAACTCTTCAAATAGTCGTGTACATTATAGCGCGATGCACACTTCTTTTTTTTCCGTTAACAAAATCGATTCAGTGTAGAGCTCGAAAAGGGAAGGATATCCTTCGTTTACTTCTGAGAGATATAGTGACTAGTGAGCTTGTAATTTGGCGAAATGTTATTATTcctatatgttttttttttctatcaTATAGAGCTACTCTTGCTTAAGATTAATCACTAAAATTAATAAATTATTATCCTAATTGAAACCTTATTGTATGAAAACACCTTGTTCAAAGCTGAAACGATGTCAAATGAGATTCTCTTCACAATAGATTAGTTGCatttttaaaaatacaaaaaatgttAATAAATTAAGACTTGACAAAGTTTCTATCAaaattttaaatatatttaagAAAAATctagaaattaaaatgaaatcGAGTGTTAATTTCTTTTTGTGTTGTTTGTAAATGTCAAAATTGTCAAAAAGATATTTTGACTGTTAACAAATTTGGAGTCTATACAAGGAGTATGTGATGTCCAACAACAAAATAAGTGTTGTCAAAAAGAGAACAAGTTGAAGTGGGAAAGCAAGGATATAATTGTTGTTGTTAAGTAAATACCTAACAAGTGTTAATTTTAAGAGTAGGTGTGTTAATTATAGCTAAATTCTACCAACACCACTATCATTAATGGAGATAGAGATAGAGATAGAGATTAGAGATGCTTTGCTTCACATTTTGTTATCCAATTAACAAAATGCTTCATTTTGAAGTTGTCTTTAATCCCTTCTATTGTCTAAACACCTTCATTTCGGCTACCTTTTATTGCTCCCATattaattctttcgatttgacacATTAAGTTAGAAGTCCTTATCACACTTTGACAAAAATTTAATACGGTATTGTGAATAATAGGTCTCAGGCTCAAACTCCTCTATATAAGAAAAAAATTgtaccaaaaaacaaaaaaaaaaaaaagttatggaTCAATCTCTGCATATACAAATTATGGAATATCATCATCGCTCTATAAAAATCGAGCAAAATAATTTGAGAGCATTCATATATTTTACCTGAATACTTCCACTTTTCCCTATTTAGCTGTTTCAAATATACTTTCTAATTTTGCATACAATTTCAATACTACCCTAATTTTTTTTCATAAATGTCCTTCACTTGTCATACTAAATTGTTATTACCTTAAAACAAATACTCTTAATTTGGAGGTTCTCTCAATCATAAATATGTATAATTTTCGTATTTCGAAAAGTATTGTAGAGACGGGAGGAACATCCCGTTTGCCTAACGGTCTTAAACAAAGATGGGTTAATTTTGTGTAAGACACTTTATGCTATACTTCATGGAGTAACTATTATTGTCGATTTCTTATTAAACACGGGATGTAATGTTTTTGTTAGGGAAAAACATCCGAGTAATTTTTCCATGTTGATGTAATAATGTAGTAAATATTTCTATGTTATGTTTCCTCATCTAATTTTCTTTTGTAGTTGCTAAATCCTACACACATTTTACTAAATCCTACACAATTTTTTCCACTTTTTCCAAATTTGTCCCTCTCATTTCATACCcaccaaaaaacaaaacaaaacctaaCTCAAACTCCTAACTCACTCTCCACCGTCGCCGCCGCCACAAACGCTAACTTGAAGTCAATCATATGGCGGCGTACCGGGGCAAGGCTGGTGAATTTTCGCCTGGTTAATCACTACTCCGAAAACTTCTCCGACGACGTACTTTTCCGTCGACGTTAACATTTGGACACCATTTTTTTACGCTGATGGTAATTACACTGTTAAAGATTTTAATTAGTATGATTAATACTCCGCATTCGTTTAATGAATTTGATAATTCGGTTTGATTATGGCCATTAATTCATGGCCAAAGTATTCCGCTAACAATTCTTTCACTTTTGAAATTACCAAATTACACATACAAAATCACATCCATTGAGATTGTTGAACAAACAATTATTCTAGGAACATTGAGATATGTGACATGCTTAATCACAACTCTGGGCATAATTCGTTTCGTCTTTTCTATTGATTCAATTAGGGTTTTTTAATTGGTAGTTATTTTATAGTATTGTTAATTTCCGTCAAAGTTATTGTATTGGTGGGGACTGGGGAGGGCGTTGCCGACGGTGGTCCTTGACTTGTTTCCGTTACCGGTTGGCTAGTGGCATACGTGGGCGGCTGAAGGA from Silene latifolia isolate original U9 population chromosome 5, ASM4854445v1, whole genome shotgun sequence encodes the following:
- the LOC141656064 gene encoding uncharacterized protein LOC141656064; translated protein: MVTERQPVKKNTRATKAGDDVGGETVESDPSKPSTARGRKKVVAGVSGKGKGKGKAVEDEVEKTDVADEGTDEEAIGLTKGRKKKVTFSLGSGKSKGKGKAVEEQNEADEDEDDIETDVEEGEDVEIDVVDAAVKMAVNVGKNALKKKAVAKLTEVTKDRPLEPKALKMVQRKTEVGEG